One region of Roseovarius faecimaris genomic DNA includes:
- a CDS encoding DUF2256 domain-containing protein: MPKQRRKSDLPQKTCAACGRPFTWRRKWARVWEEVRYCSDACRRSRPRRPGSA; the protein is encoded by the coding sequence ATGCCAAAACAGCGCCGCAAATCCGATCTGCCGCAAAAGACCTGCGCCGCCTGTGGCCGTCCTTTCACCTGGCGGCGCAAATGGGCGCGTGTGTGGGAAGAGGTGCGCTATTGCTCCGATGCCTGCCGCCGCAGCCGCCCGCGCCGCCCCGGTTCTGCATAG
- the pepN gene encoding aminopeptidase N translates to MKDTAPETIYLADYTAFGFVIDRVQLTFRLDPKATRVLSRIAFRPNPDAAEHDFFLHGEELKLIRARINGAEVTPQMVPGGLRCDVPEGPFLWEAEVEIAPEDNTALEGLYMSNGMYCTQCEAEGFRKITYYPDRPDVMAVFDVRIEGEMPVMLSNGNPGDTGNGFAEWHDPWPKPAYLFALVAGDLVNHPDRFTTASGSDVELNIWVRPGDEGKCAFGMQALKDSMRWDEEVYGREYDLDIFNIVAVDDFNMGAMENKGLNIFNSSCVLASPETSTDGNYERIEAIIAHEYFHNWTGNRITCRDWFQLCLKEGLTVYRDSQFTSDMRSAPVKRISDVIMLRARQFREDNGPLAHPVRPESFVEINNFYTATVYEKGAELIGMLKTLVGDEAYDKALELYFERHDGDAATIEDWLKVFEDTTGRDLSQFKRWYSQAGTPRLSVTEEFADGTYTLHFEQKTPPTPGQEAKDPRVIPIAVGLLNPNGDEVMPTTVLEMTEARQSFSFDGLSARPVPSILRGFSAPVILERESDNAERAFLLAHDTDPFNKWEAGRALARDGLLAMIREGAAPDQGYLDAVATMARDSALDPAFRALALGLPGQEELAQSLHDAGDTPDPQAIWEALETLRQTRAEHMQDITAKLYAEFQVTEPFEPSAAQAGARALANAALGMITRLDGGAQAQRQYDSADNMTQQLAAFSCLLEAGKGEEAVRAFYEQWQNDRLVIDKWFSMQVIHADPAEAADVAASLTQHQDFSMKNPNRFRATLGALAMSPAAFHHASGKGYALLADWLIRLDALNPQTTARMCSQFETWRRYDEGRQAKVKAALERILATPDLSRDTTEMVTRILEG, encoded by the coding sequence ATGAAGGACACGGCTCCGGAGACGATCTATCTGGCAGATTACACGGCATTCGGGTTTGTCATCGACCGGGTGCAGCTGACCTTCCGCCTGGACCCGAAGGCCACGCGTGTGCTGAGCCGGATCGCCTTTCGGCCCAACCCTGATGCGGCTGAGCATGACTTCTTTTTGCATGGCGAAGAGCTGAAGCTGATCCGCGCACGGATCAATGGCGCGGAGGTAACCCCGCAGATGGTGCCGGGCGGCCTGCGCTGCGACGTGCCGGAGGGGCCGTTCCTGTGGGAGGCGGAGGTGGAGATCGCACCGGAGGACAACACCGCGCTGGAGGGTCTTTACATGTCGAACGGCATGTATTGCACCCAATGCGAGGCGGAAGGATTTCGCAAGATCACCTATTACCCGGACCGGCCCGATGTGATGGCCGTGTTCGATGTGCGCATCGAGGGCGAGATGCCGGTGATGCTGTCCAACGGCAATCCGGGGGATACCGGCAACGGCTTTGCCGAGTGGCATGACCCCTGGCCCAAGCCCGCCTATCTCTTTGCGCTGGTGGCGGGCGATCTGGTGAACCACCCGGACCGCTTCACCACTGCCTCGGGTAGCGATGTGGAGCTGAACATCTGGGTACGCCCCGGCGACGAAGGCAAATGCGCCTTCGGGATGCAGGCATTGAAAGACAGCATGCGCTGGGATGAAGAGGTTTATGGGCGTGAATATGACCTCGATATCTTCAACATCGTCGCGGTGGATGATTTCAACATGGGTGCGATGGAGAACAAGGGGCTGAACATCTTCAACTCCTCCTGCGTTCTGGCCAGCCCCGAAACCAGCACCGATGGAAATTACGAGCGGATCGAGGCGATCATCGCGCATGAGTACTTTCACAACTGGACCGGCAACCGGATCACCTGCCGCGACTGGTTTCAGCTCTGCCTGAAGGAAGGGCTGACCGTCTATCGCGACAGTCAGTTCACCTCAGACATGCGCAGCGCGCCGGTGAAGCGGATCAGCGATGTGATCATGCTGCGTGCGCGGCAGTTCCGCGAAGATAACGGCCCGCTGGCGCATCCGGTGCGGCCCGAGAGCTTTGTCGAGATCAACAACTTCTACACCGCCACGGTCTATGAGAAGGGCGCCGAACTGATCGGGATGCTCAAGACGCTGGTGGGGGATGAAGCCTATGACAAGGCGCTGGAGTTGTACTTTGAGCGCCATGATGGGGATGCCGCCACGATCGAGGACTGGCTCAAGGTGTTCGAGGACACAACGGGCCGCGACCTGAGCCAGTTCAAACGCTGGTACAGCCAGGCGGGCACGCCCCGTCTGAGCGTGACCGAAGAATTCGCAGACGGCACCTATACGCTGCATTTCGAACAGAAAACACCGCCCACGCCGGGGCAGGAGGCGAAAGACCCGCGGGTGATCCCCATCGCCGTGGGGCTGCTGAACCCAAATGGCGACGAGGTGATGCCGACCACCGTGCTGGAGATGACCGAGGCCAGGCAGAGCTTTTCCTTCGACGGGTTAAGCGCCCGGCCCGTGCCGTCGATCCTGCGGGGCTTTTCCGCGCCGGTGATCCTGGAGCGGGAAAGCGACAATGCCGAGCGCGCCTTCCTGCTGGCGCATGACACCGACCCGTTCAACAAATGGGAGGCGGGGCGCGCTCTGGCGCGGGACGGTCTGCTTGCGATGATCCGCGAAGGGGCCGCCCCTGATCAGGGCTATCTCGACGCGGTTGCAACGATGGCGCGCGACAGCGCGCTGGACCCGGCGTTTCGGGCGCTGGCGCTCGGGCTGCCCGGCCAGGAGGAACTGGCGCAAAGCCTGCACGACGCAGGCGACACACCTGACCCCCAAGCCATCTGGGAGGCGCTGGAGACCCTGCGCCAGACCCGCGCGGAGCATATGCAGGACATCACCGCCAAGCTTTATGCAGAGTTCCAGGTGACCGAGCCGTTTGAGCCCAGCGCCGCGCAGGCCGGGGCGCGGGCGCTGGCCAATGCCGCCCTTGGGATGATCACGCGGCTGGATGGCGGTGCTCAGGCGCAGCGGCAATATGACAGCGCCGACAACATGACCCAGCAGCTTGCCGCGTTCTCCTGCCTGCTGGAGGCGGGCAAGGGCGAGGAAGCTGTGCGCGCCTTCTACGAGCAATGGCAGAACGATCGTCTGGTGATCGACAAGTGGTTCTCGATGCAGGTGATCCACGCGGACCCCGCCGAGGCGGCGGATGTGGCGGCGTCCCTCACCCAGCATCAGGATTTCAGCATGAAAAACCCCAACCGCTTCCGCGCCACGCTGGGCGCGCTGGCGATGTCGCCCGCGGCCTTCCACCACGCCAGCGGCAAGGGCTATGCTCTGTTGGCCGATTGGCTGATCAGGCTTGATGCGCTGAACCCGCAGACCACAGCGCGGATGTGCAGCCAGTTCGAGACCTGGCGGCGCTATGACGAGGGGCGGCAGGCCAAGGTCAAAGCGGCGCTGGAGCGTATTCTGGCCACCCCCGATCTGAGCCGCGACACCACGGAAATGGTCACGAGAATCCTGGAGGGGTGA
- a CDS encoding transglycosylase SLT domain-containing protein: protein MAWSQDQLAVSGAASATTELPLYPPSREANLPRTRWESVPGSALWTRAVLASLKDHARVLPEMVPADIADWCPAYPSATMDKRRAFWAGFLSTLVKHESTYRAHAVGGGGRWYGLTQILPSTARGYKCRARSGEDLKHAPSNLSCALRIMAYTVPRDGVVSRGMRGVAADWGPLHSRKKRQDMMAWTKQQSYCKPMSAVRPRARPQSFKTASVD from the coding sequence ATGGCCTGGTCCCAGGATCAGCTTGCCGTTTCGGGCGCGGCATCCGCGACCACGGAATTGCCGCTTTACCCCCCTTCGAGGGAGGCCAATCTTCCCCGCACACGCTGGGAGAGTGTTCCGGGCAGCGCGCTCTGGACCCGCGCGGTTCTGGCGTCGCTAAAGGATCATGCCCGCGTTCTGCCTGAAATGGTGCCCGCCGATATCGCCGACTGGTGCCCGGCCTATCCGAGTGCCACGATGGACAAGCGCCGCGCGTTCTGGGCCGGGTTCCTGTCGACCCTGGTCAAACATGAAAGCACCTATCGCGCGCACGCCGTGGGCGGTGGCGGCAGATGGTACGGGCTGACGCAGATCCTGCCCTCTACCGCGCGCGGCTATAAATGCCGGGCGCGCAGCGGCGAGGATCTGAAACATGCGCCGTCGAACCTGTCCTGCGCCTTGCGGATCATGGCCTATACCGTGCCGCGGGACGGGGTCGTGTCGCGTGGCATGCGCGGGGTGGCCGCCGATTGGGGGCCGCTGCACAGCCGCAAGAAACGCCAGGACATGATGGCCTGGACCAAGCAGCAGAGCTATTGCAAACCGATGAGTGCGGTCCGTCCGCGCGCGCGGCCGCAGAGTTTCAAGACAGCCTCTGTCGACTAG
- the gatB gene encoding Asp-tRNA(Asn)/Glu-tRNA(Gln) amidotransferase subunit GatB gives MLDLTYEPPKPKVIAGAKHDWELVIGMEVHAQVASNAKLFSGASTQFGAEPNSNVAFVDAAMPGMLPVINEFCVEQAVRTGLGLKAVINLKSAFDRKNYFYPDLPQGYQISQLYEPIVGEGEILVDMEPGIARKVRIERIHMEQDAGKSIHDMDPAMSFVDLNRTGVCLMEIVSRPDIRGPEEAAAYVAKMRQILRYLGTCDGNMQNGNLRADVNVSVCLPGAYEKYQETQDFSHLGTRCEIKNMNSMRFIQAAIEYEARRQIAIIEGGGKVDQETRLYDPDKNETRSMRSKEEAHDYRYFPDPDLLPLEIEQAWVDEIAASLPELPDEKKARFVGEFGLSEYDAGVLTAEVANAAYFEEAAAGRDGKLVANWVINELFGRLKKEDHDITTSPVSPAQLGGIVDLISSDAISGKIAKDLFEIVYTEGGDPAEIVEARGMKQVTDTGAIEAAVDQIIADNPAQVEKAKANPKLAGWFVGQVMKATGGKANPKAVNQIVSAKLGL, from the coding sequence ATGCTGGACCTGACTTATGAGCCCCCCAAACCCAAGGTGATTGCCGGGGCCAAGCATGACTGGGAACTGGTCATCGGCATGGAGGTGCATGCGCAGGTGGCCTCGAATGCCAAGCTGTTTTCCGGGGCTTCGACACAGTTTGGGGCTGAGCCCAATTCGAACGTCGCCTTCGTGGATGCCGCCATGCCCGGCATGCTGCCCGTCATCAACGAGTTCTGCGTCGAACAGGCGGTGCGCACGGGGCTGGGGCTGAAGGCGGTGATCAACCTCAAATCGGCCTTCGACCGGAAGAACTATTTTTACCCCGACCTGCCGCAGGGCTATCAGATTTCCCAGCTTTACGAGCCGATCGTGGGCGAAGGCGAGATTCTGGTGGATATGGAGCCGGGCATTGCCCGCAAGGTACGCATCGAGCGCATCCATATGGAGCAGGATGCGGGCAAGTCGATCCATGACATGGACCCGGCGATGTCCTTTGTCGATCTCAACCGCACCGGCGTCTGCCTGATGGAGATCGTCAGCCGCCCCGACATTCGCGGCCCCGAAGAGGCCGCCGCCTATGTCGCCAAGATGCGCCAGATCCTGCGCTATCTCGGCACCTGCGACGGCAACATGCAGAACGGCAACCTGCGCGCCGACGTGAACGTGTCGGTCTGCCTGCCCGGAGCCTATGAGAAATATCAGGAAACGCAGGATTTCAGCCATCTGGGCACACGTTGCGAAATCAAGAACATGAACTCCATGCGCTTCATCCAGGCCGCCATCGAGTATGAGGCGCGCCGCCAGATCGCCATTATCGAAGGCGGCGGCAAGGTGGATCAGGAGACCCGGCTTTATGATCCGGACAAGAACGAGACCCGCTCGATGCGCTCCAAGGAAGAGGCGCATGATTACCGCTATTTCCCCGATCCGGACCTTTTGCCGCTGGAGATCGAGCAAGCCTGGGTGGACGAGATCGCCGCCTCCCTGCCCGAGCTGCCGGATGAAAAGAAGGCGCGCTTTGTCGGTGAGTTCGGCCTCAGCGAATATGACGCGGGCGTGCTGACCGCCGAAGTGGCCAATGCCGCCTATTTCGAAGAGGCGGCGGCGGGCCGCGATGGCAAGCTGGTGGCGAACTGGGTGATCAACGAGCTGTTTGGACGGCTCAAGAAAGAAGATCACGACATCACCACCAGCCCGGTCAGCCCGGCGCAGCTGGGCGGGATCGTGGATCTGATCAGCTCGGACGCCATTTCCGGCAAGATCGCCAAGGATCTGTTCGAGATCGTCTATACCGAAGGCGGCGACCCGGCCGAGATCGTCGAGGCGCGCGGCATGAAGCAGGTGACAGACACCGGCGCCATCGAGGCCGCCGTGGACCAGATCATCGCCGACAACCCCGCGCAGGTGGAAAAGGCCAAGGCCAATCCCAAGCTGGCGGGCTGGTTCGTGGGCCAGGTGATGAAGGCCACCGGCGGCAAGGCCAACCCCAAGGCGGTGAACCAGATCGTGAGCGCGAAACTGGGGCTTTGA
- a CDS encoding thioesterase family protein: protein MTQKIPFIDTWLEIEPGWIDYNDHLNMGYYTVLFDRAADVVFEQLGFGPEYIARTNHTTFSGEFHLRYLREVKLGDRLRSSFYLIDYDEKRFHTYQELYHEDGWISASGEGLTLHVNLDGPKVAPMPEDILGRIAAMAEAHSALDRPEGIGRKIGIRRKG from the coding sequence ATGACCCAAAAGATCCCCTTCATCGACACCTGGCTGGAGATCGAGCCCGGATGGATCGACTATAACGACCACCTCAACATGGGCTATTACACGGTGCTGTTCGACCGGGCCGCCGATGTGGTGTTCGAGCAGTTGGGGTTCGGGCCGGAATATATCGCGCGGACAAATCACACGACTTTTTCGGGCGAGTTTCACCTGCGCTACCTGCGCGAGGTCAAGCTGGGCGACCGGCTGCGCTCGTCCTTTTATCTCATCGACTATGACGAGAAGCGTTTTCACACCTACCAGGAACTCTATCACGAGGATGGCTGGATTTCGGCCAGTGGCGAGGGGCTGACGCTGCATGTCAATCTCGACGGGCCGAAGGTGGCGCCGATGCCCGAGGATATTCTGGGCCGGATCGCGGCGATGGCCGAGGCGCATAGCGCTCTGGACCGGCCCGAGGGGATCGGGCGGAAGATCGGGATCCGGCGCAAAGGCTAG
- a CDS encoding proline racemase family protein: MPADHILTAIEAHAEGEPGRVIVAGMPELRGASVFEKMQDMAQNHDHLRTLMLQEPRGYPALCCNALVAPCDPRADAGFIIMEQSEYPPMSGSNTICVVTVLLEEGLLPMVEPVTRLTLETPAGLIGVTATCEAGKVTSVEFLNVPAFAVHLDAELEVPGLGRVTVDIAWGGMFYVLADADRLGVALDAENGAQIVAVSEAIRHAAREALPVVHPENPAITGPTITNLYGAPTAPGTDGRGAITLSTGAFNPARPYGVLDRSPCGTGTCAKMAVLHARGQLGLDEAYVNAGPMGTTFTGRITGTTQVGPYEAIIPTLRGQGWIYGRSEYRLDKSDPFQTGFTIGDLWA; this comes from the coding sequence ATGCCCGCCGACCACATCCTGACCGCCATCGAAGCCCATGCAGAGGGTGAGCCGGGGCGCGTGATCGTGGCGGGTATGCCCGAGCTCAGAGGCGCCAGCGTCTTCGAGAAGATGCAGGACATGGCGCAGAACCACGATCACCTCCGAACCTTGATGTTGCAGGAGCCGCGCGGCTATCCCGCGCTTTGCTGCAACGCGCTGGTCGCGCCATGCGATCCGCGCGCCGATGCGGGCTTCATCATCATGGAGCAGTCGGAATACCCGCCGATGTCGGGCTCCAACACGATCTGCGTGGTCACGGTGCTGCTGGAAGAGGGTCTTCTGCCGATGGTGGAGCCGGTCACGCGGCTGACGCTGGAGACCCCGGCCGGGCTGATCGGGGTCACGGCGACCTGTGAGGCGGGCAAGGTCACCTCGGTTGAATTTCTCAATGTGCCCGCCTTCGCGGTGCATCTGGATGCCGAGCTTGAGGTGCCCGGGCTGGGCCGGGTGACGGTGGATATCGCCTGGGGCGGTATGTTCTATGTGCTGGCCGACGCGGACCGGCTGGGTGTGGCGCTCGACGCGGAAAACGGCGCGCAGATCGTCGCGGTGAGCGAGGCCATACGCCATGCCGCGCGCGAGGCCCTGCCGGTGGTGCATCCCGAGAACCCGGCCATCACCGGACCGACGATCACCAATCTTTACGGCGCGCCCACAGCCCCGGGCACAGACGGGCGCGGGGCGATCACGCTGAGCACCGGCGCGTTTAATCCCGCGCGCCCCTACGGCGTGCTCGACCGGTCGCCCTGCGGCACCGGCACCTGCGCCAAGATGGCGGTGCTGCATGCGCGCGGGCAGCTTGGCCTGGACGAGGCGTATGTGAATGCCGGGCCCATGGGCACGACCTTTACCGGACGGATCACCGGGACGACGCAGGTCGGCCCTTATGAGGCGATCATTCCGACCCTGCGCGGGCAAGGCTGGATCTATGGGCGGAGCGAGTATCGCCTGGACAAGAGCGATCCGTTTCAGACCGGGTTCACGATCGGCGATCTCTGGGCCTGA
- a CDS encoding riboflavin synthase, whose translation MFTGIITDIGTLREVEQRGDLRARIACGYDTSRIDMGASIACDGVCLTVVGLGEDWFDVDVSAETVSKTNLGDWTPGRRVNLERALKVGDELGGHIVSGHVDGLAEVVALQDEGDSTRVRLRAPEALARFIAPKGSVALNGTSLTVNEVEGCTFGINFIPHTKQVTTWGDVAVGDRINLEIDTLARYVARLAEMS comes from the coding sequence ATGTTCACCGGGATCATCACCGATATCGGCACCCTGCGCGAGGTCGAGCAACGCGGCGATCTGCGCGCGCGCATCGCCTGCGGCTATGATACATCGCGCATCGACATGGGGGCGTCCATCGCCTGTGACGGTGTGTGCCTGACGGTGGTCGGTCTGGGAGAGGACTGGTTCGATGTCGATGTTTCGGCGGAGACCGTCTCCAAGACCAATCTTGGCGACTGGACCCCCGGTCGCCGGGTCAACCTGGAACGCGCGCTGAAAGTGGGCGACGAGCTGGGCGGGCATATCGTGTCTGGCCATGTGGACGGGCTGGCCGAGGTTGTGGCCCTGCAGGACGAAGGCGACAGCACCCGCGTGCGCCTGCGCGCGCCCGAAGCTCTGGCACGGTTCATCGCGCCCAAGGGGTCGGTCGCGCTCAACGGCACGTCCCTGACGGTGAACGAGGTCGAGGGCTGCACATTCGGGATCAACTTCATCCCCCACACCAAACAGGTCACCACTTGGGGCGATGTAGCTGTGGGCGACCGGATCAATCTGGAGATCGACACCCTGGCGCGCTATGTCGCGCGCCTGGCCGAAATGTCCTGA
- a CDS encoding capsule biosynthesis protein: MTALTGENRVFLFLQGPHGPFFHKLGKMLRRAGAEVWRVGFNAGDQAFWRDRARYIPYLGSVEDWPEYFSDLVVQKGVTDIVLYGDVRPIHAEAVVQAKAAGLTVHVFEEGYLRPYWVTYERGGSNGNSRLMEMSVRDMRTALENSDVDQPLPPASWGDMRQHIFYGAAYHGFVLLMNRRYRNFRPHRTLGVRQEFKLYLQRLLLMPAQAIDRRLATWRIRHGGFPYHLALLQLEHDSAFQAHSSFSTMSEFLDTVLDGFAKGAPPHHHLVVKAHPLEDGRVPIRRDLKRLARQYGVQDRVHYVRGGKLAQLLDEARSAITVNSTAAQQVLWRGIPLKTFGEAVYAKPEFVSTKPLRDFFALPERPDHKAYKDYRRYLLETSQVPGGFYSSRGRRQLLRQAVDMMLSPDDPYEALKSGTAAPRQQLRAVT, from the coding sequence ATGACAGCTCTGACCGGTGAAAACCGCGTATTTCTGTTTTTGCAGGGTCCGCACGGGCCGTTTTTTCATAAGCTGGGCAAGATGTTGCGCCGCGCGGGCGCGGAGGTGTGGCGCGTTGGGTTCAATGCGGGCGATCAGGCGTTCTGGCGCGACCGGGCCCGGTATATTCCCTATCTGGGCAGCGTCGAGGACTGGCCTGAATACTTCTCTGACCTGGTGGTACAGAAAGGCGTCACAGATATCGTTCTATACGGCGATGTGCGCCCCATTCACGCCGAGGCGGTGGTGCAGGCCAAGGCGGCGGGCCTCACCGTACATGTCTTTGAGGAGGGCTATCTGCGCCCCTATTGGGTCACTTACGAGCGCGGCGGCTCGAACGGCAATTCGCGGCTGATGGAAATGAGCGTGCGGGATATGCGCACGGCACTGGAAAACTCCGATGTGGACCAGCCCCTGCCACCTGCGAGCTGGGGCGACATGCGCCAGCATATCTTTTACGGCGCGGCCTATCATGGCTTTGTCTTGCTGATGAACCGGCGCTATCGCAATTTCCGCCCGCATCGCACCCTGGGGGTGCGCCAGGAATTCAAGCTTTACCTGCAGCGCCTGCTGCTGATGCCCGCGCAGGCGATTGATCGGCGCCTTGCCACATGGCGCATCCGGCACGGCGGGTTTCCCTATCATCTGGCGCTGTTGCAGCTGGAACATGACAGCGCCTTTCAGGCGCATTCCTCCTTTTCGACGATGTCGGAGTTTCTCGACACGGTGCTGGACGGCTTTGCCAAGGGCGCGCCGCCGCATCACCACCTCGTGGTCAAGGCGCACCCGCTGGAAGATGGCCGCGTGCCGATCCGGCGCGACCTGAAACGTCTGGCCAGACAATATGGCGTGCAGGACCGGGTGCATTACGTGCGCGGCGGCAAGCTGGCGCAGCTTCTGGACGAGGCGCGCAGTGCGATCACCGTCAACTCGACCGCCGCCCAGCAGGTCCTGTGGCGCGGAATTCCGCTCAAGACTTTTGGCGAAGCGGTGTATGCCAAGCCCGAGTTTGTCTCGACCAAGCCGTTGCGGGATTTTTTCGCCCTGCCAGAGCGGCCGGATCACAAAGCCTACAAGGATTATCGCCGGTATCTGCTGGAAACGAGCCAGGTGCCCGGCGGGTTCTATTCATCGAGAGGCCGGCGGCAACTGTTGCGCCAGGCGGTTGACATGATGCTGTCGCCGGATGACCCCTATGAAGCGCTGAAATCAGGCACCGCGGCCCCACGGCAACAGTTGCGCGCGGTGACATGA
- a CDS encoding polysaccharide biosynthesis/export family protein — protein sequence MALVGMVAACGTLPRVGPNKKEIYAGSVQKSGDAFVVSVNDRVTRATAVQPALGFTDKFKNAGQLGSDTIRPGDTLGITIWENVDDGLLVTEGANAAALEEVQVDGSGFIFIPYAGRIKASGNSPEAVRRIITAKLEDQTPDPQVEVRRLAGDGSTVSLIGAVGAQGVYPIERPTRTLSAMLSRAGGVVIEPEVAQVTVIRGNERSQVWFQDIFKNPEFDIALRGGDRILVEQDSRAFTALGATGAQARVPFESPTLSAVEAIAQVGGLSPSLADPTGVFIMRNEPAEIANIVLGRNDLQGAQRMVYVLDLTQPNGMFMARDFSVRDDDTIYVTEAPFAQWSRVISAMTGTLGAIGSVTSAGDTFSDLGL from the coding sequence ATGGCCCTTGTGGGCATGGTCGCGGCCTGCGGCACCCTGCCCCGCGTGGGCCCGAACAAGAAAGAGATTTACGCAGGCTCGGTTCAGAAATCGGGCGATGCCTTTGTCGTGTCCGTCAATGACCGCGTGACCCGGGCGACCGCTGTTCAGCCCGCCCTTGGTTTCACCGACAAGTTCAAGAACGCAGGTCAGCTTGGTTCGGACACGATCCGTCCGGGCGACACACTGGGCATCACCATCTGGGAAAACGTGGATGACGGTCTTCTGGTGACAGAAGGCGCCAATGCCGCCGCGCTCGAAGAGGTGCAGGTCGATGGCTCTGGCTTCATCTTCATTCCCTACGCGGGCCGGATCAAGGCGTCGGGCAATTCGCCCGAAGCGGTGCGCCGGATCATCACCGCCAAACTCGAAGACCAGACACCCGATCCGCAGGTCGAGGTGCGCCGCCTGGCGGGCGATGGCTCGACCGTTTCCCTGATCGGAGCGGTGGGCGCGCAGGGCGTCTATCCGATCGAACGGCCGACGCGTACGCTCTCGGCCATGCTGAGCCGCGCCGGTGGCGTGGTGATCGAGCCGGAAGTGGCGCAGGTGACGGTCATTCGCGGCAATGAACGCAGCCAGGTCTGGTTCCAGGATATCTTCAAGAACCCCGAGTTCGACATTGCTTTGCGCGGGGGCGACCGCATCCTCGTTGAGCAGGACAGCCGCGCCTTCACCGCGCTCGGGGCGACCGGGGCGCAGGCCCGCGTGCCGTTTGAAAGCCCGACGCTGAGCGCTGTGGAAGCCATTGCACAGGTGGGCGGGCTGAGCCCGAGCCTGGCCGATCCGACAGGTGTGTTCATCATGCGCAACGAGCCTGCGGAGATTGCCAATATCGTGCTCGGGCGCAACGATCTGCAAGGCGCGCAGCGCATGGTTTATGTGCTTGACCTGACGCAACCCAACGGCATGTTCATGGCGCGCGATTTCTCGGTGCGCGACGATGACACGATCTATGTGACCGAGGCCCCCTTCGCCCAGTGGAGCCGCGTGATTTCGGCGATGACGGGCACGTTGGGCGCCATTGGCAGCGTGACCTCAGCAGGAGATACCTTCTCTGATCTGGGCCTCTGA